A region of Vigna radiata var. radiata cultivar VC1973A chromosome 6, Vradiata_ver6, whole genome shotgun sequence DNA encodes the following proteins:
- the LOC106764485 gene encoding 60S acidic ribosomal protein P2-2-like, which yields MKVIVAYLLVVLGSNVAPFADDLRLILGSVGADANNDNISNLLFEVKGKDIAELIAAGRERLALVPSGGGTAVAVTAAPGGGTSTPAAAESKKEEKVEEKEESDDNMGFSLFD from the coding sequence atgaaggTTATCGTCGCCTATTTGCTCGTCGTATTGGGAAGTAATGTTGCTCCCTTCGCCGATGACTTGAGGCTCATCCTTGGATCCGTTGGAGCAGACGCAAATAACGACAATATTAGTAACCTCCTGTTCGAAGTCAAGGGCAAAGACATTGCTGAACTTATCGCCGCTGGTAGGGAAAGGTTGGCCTTAGTGCCTTCCGGCGGTGGCACTGCCGTTGCAGTGACCGCAGCTCCTGGAGGTGGCACTTCTACTCCGGCAGCAGCTGAATcgaagaaggaggaaaaggtggAAGAGAAGGAGGAATCAGATGACAATATGGGCTTCAGTCTTTTTGATTAA